The genomic window aacaggaGACATTTCGGCAACAGCGCGCTGACCGAGCATCTTGCTGACGTAGGGCTCGATGTCGATGTCCTGGAGGTGCTGGTAGGTGCGAGCGTGGAACAGCCTGAGGGTGGAGTCCAGCTTAATGGACACCCAGATGCCGTCGCCGTGCCAGGCCAGCTGACGAACCTGACTGTCTTTACGTGGGTGGGCGTCAAATGATGTCTGGACAAGGCGGAAACACATGAAGCAAACATGTGGATGTTACCAAATGTTTAAATCGCATATAAGTCTTTTTACCTCCATCTTCATGGCTCTGGGATGCACCACATAGATCTTGTTCCTGTAGCCACACCACACCTTGTCGTGCACGATTGTCATGCAGCGGATGGAGTGGTGCTGCTTCCCCAAATCTAACAGGTGGTAGTTGGTCAGGTCCCACTGTCCAtcttacaacaaaaaaatcaaaacaatgaaGCCCACATCTGTTTGGTGCTGTGTAAACATTCTACACAAGGAGGTATTTTAGGTCTCTCACCTACTCCTCTGTGGAAAATGGCCAACGTGCTGTCGGACAGACTGACCAGTATGCGTCCTTTCACGTGTCTGTTGGTGAGACGTGgttaaacaaacaagcagagagagagagagaaacaaccTACAACCATCTGCCTGAATGAACTTACACTATGCCGACCACAGGCTTCTTCAGCTTCACAGAGTGGAGACATTTCTTCCAGTGAGCCACAGACGAGTGCACATACACACTAGGGTCAGAGAACAGAAAATTACAAGAAATATGCTCACACATGCAGACAGATGTGGAGAGATCAGGGAAAATAAGAGCCCCACCAGCCGTTCTGCGCCCCCAGCCACATGGTGGGCAGAACACTGCTCATTTTCTGGGCCTCTTCTATCATGGGGTCAGGTTCTTCTGTGCTGGGGTTGGAGCTCACCCCATCTTTCAGCAGGTCGCTCTCCCTGCTCATAGAGACGACAGGGAACACAAAGGATCAGGTTAAGTTTGTGATTATTGCTTCACATAATTGTCCtaataaattagatttagaAGGTGTGTGGATATGCAGAGTGCTCATTTTAGACGACACAAGGACTAACGTACTAACTCTACACAAGGTTACTGATTGGCAGAGTGTTTCGTCTTTGTAGCTGTACTAACAAGTGACCTTCGAGTTAAACAGACTGAATTATAACCGTGTGCTTGGTGATAAACCTCCTGATGTTACCTCTGAGAGTAGTTGGCCGGGGCCTCTCTTGCCTGCTGAGCTCCCAGTGGATCTGTAAACACGTGCTCTGTGTAGACGCCCCTCAGAGCTTCACTGTGGTCAACAGGTCCTGCACTCGTCTCTGTCGCCTCCGTGGCTTCTTCTGCTGGTCTCGGGTCTGTCGCGAGAGTCGGTGCAAATGTTCAAATGCGCATAAAACTGGGTGAATAACGAGCAGCAGATCCGGACAGCTCTATCTTCCTCTTTACCTGGACGGTCCCCTGTCTGAGGAACAGCTGTTGCACCCTCGGCTTCGCAGCCCACCACTGTGATGCCTCCAAGAACACTGTCACCGCCACCTGAGCTGCTAGTGGCTGCTGACAAGCTGCCATCTCCCTCTGGTCCCAGATCAGACTTCAGAGACACCTCCTCCCCAGCAGGGTAGTCTGTCTCTCTTGCACCTGAACAGAGGAGATTCACAGAGTTTAACTCGATTCAAAATGAGTCTTTTGTACGTTTTTATCATCTTCACTGACCTGGAACGCTAGTGATGCAGAAGACGTGCGAGTTACAAACAATGAAGCTCTCCAGGATGTTTCCAGGCTGGTTGGCATCGATGACAACAACCTTTGAGGTGGACTGAGTGCTGGTGGAAATCCAAACCAGTGATGAAAACTCGTCCTggtgctgcagctccttctgctGCTCCTACAAAGCCAACAACAGGAGAAAAATGACTCAAGATGGGTTTGAAGTAGCAGTAACTATCGGACTAATGTTGCAGCTAAAACAGAAACGAAATTGTGTTTGCTTACTTTTAGCTCTTGATCCAGTTTATCCAGGCTACTCTGAGACCCCGTCTTCTTTTTAGGACTCTCTTGGCCTGATGAGTCACTGTAAAACACACTGGCCCCCACTATGGAGCCTCCGTCTCTGGTTTTCCCTCCAGACAGATTCACCCCTGCAGCACACCACAGCTATAGGACAGATATAGTTACAGCAGtgacacaacaaaacacacaccgACGCTGccataaacaacattttacttATACAGTTTATCAAAAACCTGACACTTGATTATGTTGGCGTAGCTAGATATTACAAACTCCTTTGGGCTGGACTTTCAAactgcttgtttatttatttatttttttagctagcATGTTTCAAGGTTCTGAGCCAAGTTTCTGCAAATCTACAAGTATGATGATtagaagctgaaagaagcacCTTCATAGAAGGATCTTTTTCATCCAGAGGTCtgagaaaaacaggaacaggtAGATTCTTCATCTTGCCCTCTGCCTGAGCACCATTGACCTGAAAACAAAGAGCCAGCGGCACTGTGTTATGGATCACGTCTTGTGtagtttagaaaagaaaaaaaatattcaaagggTACAGGTTGGGTGCTAATAAAAGGCTTACTTTGTATTTCTTGGGTAGGCTCCAGCCGTACGCCTGCACTCGGTCGTCCTCCTTCTGAACGTGAGCTTTGACCTGTTTGTACTGAGCCCGCTTCTGTTCTCGTCTCGACGTCACGCTTTCAGCTGGCGCTctgtgggacaaaaaaaaaccaacaaaaaaaaaacaggccctTCATAACTTCAGAGCTCCTACTTCAATGTTCCCGACTTTAATTTACAggtttttatgttgattttttaacttttactgtaaatgcaCAATACAAAATGGTTATCAGAGAATGacacttctaaaaaaaacagttacctgtcattttatagactttttcttcttctttataaaTACACGTTACATTTGATCAACTGCTTCAGTTCAGAGTAAAATAGAAACAGTAGCATATCAGTGTaaccattttttaacattatgtGGAACATGTGCCAAACTCAGATCTTTTTATGTGAGGTTTTGTGAAAAGAGTGCAACATGTAATATTTTACCCACGACCGattaaagaaacagtttaattctgatccaATTTAAGACAATCTGAGCAGAGCTGCCATCttcaaacagctccagtctccCAAATCTCTTAGTAATTCATCCGAATGACAATTTTTTAACCTTCACTCTCTGGGTTTGGGATATGTTTGTCTCTGACGTGTGTGGAGAGTTCCCTGGTCTTCATGGTAGCTAGGGGTGTAATGTACGTCTAAGTCACAGTAGAACGATTACTAGAATACCACCCATTATACACTGCATAAGAGTAATTTTTGCCTCTTTGTTGCAAATTCTTTCTGCTTCTGATTCCTACAGAGAAACTCACTCTTCATTGAGGAAATCAAACGCTTTGCTCTTGTCGCTGGGCAGCTGCTGCAGGGTGCTGCTCTTCTTCTTGACGGAGGGCTGGATCTGGGAGGTGGGCGCGTTGTACTTGACGTTCACTGGGGCCTCCGCCGGCGGCTTCTTGCCCGCTCCGCCCGACGAGCTAAACAAACGGCTGAAACTGGAGGTGTAAGGGCAGGGAAgtagagaggaagaaaaaggaagagagagaggggggggggaagcacacaaagacaaacgTATAGAGGGGTGGACACAAGCGGTAGCTCCAGCAGTTAGATGGGGTTTACCATTTTAGGGTTAAAGGGTTCTTTTCCATGCCAATATGCGACTGAGACACATATTCCCATAAACTTGCTCTGACTTTGTAAATCTGCTTTCAAATGGAAAAGCATGACAGACGTGGTTCTCAGGAGAGCAGGGAGTTAATAATACGCACAGACTAGGACGTTAGTAAACAACACAGAGCAGAGAATCCTTCACTTCCCCCTTCCTTTACAGTAAATGCATCACTTTGCGTGCAACTAATGTTTAGCTCTTAATACTTAGCAGCTCCACACGCCTGCTCttttttcaaacaataaatcagcACTGTTAAACTGTCAGGTTTCTTCCCTATGTTCTCGCCTTCCCTCCTATCAAACACCCACCCACCCCAACCAACACACCTCCTGCACACAGACGTCACAACATCAGGCAGAATATAAAGGGACACACAGAGCAGAGATGGTAGATGTATCAGATTCCGTTTGTTTCCACATGTTTTGCCAAATAACACCAAGTTCAAACCAAATCAAACCCATTCCTTAAAACTCAACAAAGGAGAGCACAAGTAAATGTTGCAAATGTTGAATAACATTGCtgtaaaagtttgattttcCCAATCCATCTTTTAAGGTTATGTACAGACTACTCCCAGAGCTGGCTCTCCTCTGTTAAGAGTTTGTAATAAGAATGAAATTTTTAAAAGCCATACAAGATTTACCTACATCCTGAAGAAAATGAccataaaaaggcaaaagaaatgcaacaaaaaaagacttcaatGACAGGACTTGTTGGTATTTTGAACCTCAcataaaaagaaaggaggagcTTACAACTGCCAGAGGCTggatttcttcttctctggaaGAGATGAATTCTCCTTTGAAGCTCtgaggaaaaaattaaaacattattcctcaacaaaacatgacacTTATTTCTACTGGAAACCTCTCATTGGTAAAAATCTGTTGGTAATCTCTACTTGTGCTGTTGTACCGGATCATTTCTGTCCACCTGACGGCTTCCTGCAGCTCCATCAGCCTCTCCTTATACTGGTTCCTCTCCATCAGGACTCTGGCCATCTCCACTCTGGTGAAGCGTTTCCTCTGAGCTGTGGGCACATCGCTCTGCAGGCACAACACGATCACGCGTTCACGACACCTACAATCTACATATCTGTAGGTGCTAGTAGAGAGAAATGGACTCACATCGTCCTCATTGTCATTCTTGATCTTGTGTTTGGTCTCCTCCAGTTctgctttaactctgcaacAAAGAACCCAACCAAGTGTTGTACAAACACGTCCATACAAAGCAGTTTGTCCGGCGGTGAACAGCGATGTGTATAAAGTGTACTCTTAGATCAACGCACTTCTTGagctcctcttccagctctttgtTCTTCTCCTCCAGTTTGGTTTTGGCCTGAGTGACAGCGTCCAGCTCTCCTCGCAGGACCTCCTTCTCACACGACAGCTCATCCACTTGAGCGATCAGGTCGTTCTTCACCACATTCAGTGCGTTTCTGCAAAACACGGACGGATAAATGTTCCACATTAAGCACCGGATGGATGCAGCGTTTGTTCCTTGTCGTCAAACAGGAAGTATATTTCTGAAACGCACTTAGATCCATAGGATTAAATTATTCAGGATGACTTTCAAGTTAGAAAAGAagtgtttataaattatttcaGCTTCAAGTTGATGCGGAGCAGGTTTTATCCCCCTGCAAAGCtcaaaaaaaggagcagaaacaaagcaaagaacTGTATGTAAAAGTTCACATAATGGGTCAGTTTTTCCTGTGAATCTTAACTTTATTTCCTGCCTTATATTAAAAGGAGTTTCCCCCTTCTCCTTTACTCTGGGTTAGAAATGGGCCCTCTTCTCTGCTTGCTTGCACCTCCTCGTTTCTCCTCTTTATTtccagtctggcctctctaactttatctcccagtccttcaacctgtgctgtacctctgatgacctcattcctaatcctgtccatcctcgtccctcccaaggagaacctcaacatcttcagctctgccacttccagttctgtctcctgtctttttgtctccaaaccatacaacatggcttctctcaccactgtcttgtaaaccctTCCTTCgccctttgctgccacccttttgtcacaaatcactcctgaaactcttctccatccactccatcctgcccgCACTCTCTTCTTCATGCAAAatgcaataaacaaaacaagaagcacaAAACCACCAATATAAAAGATACAAATTATATCACTCATTCATATTACCATTATTAGGttaagatttttttgtcttatgaaaaatagaataaatccttttcagaaatgaaaataaaaactaacttgGTTTCCAGCAGCTGGGTGTTCTCATGGATGAGGTGTTCGACCTCTCGACCCATACCTGAAAAAGATCAGCCATATTATTAAGTTAAAACAACTTTGTAATCACCTCTTCTctacaaatattcaaaaatccTAAATCTTTCTATAATTCTTTGCCTTTCCACTTCTTCAATCTTACCTAAAAAGTTGTAGTCTGAGAGTCATGCAGAGGATGTTCAGAAAGGTTTAATCAAACggttaaaatgtttctgatctACAGAATCACAGTCCTTCACAACACTGTACTACTTATAATCtaataaaactaagaaaagcTACAAAAGGAAGAACAATGTAAAGATAATCAgggacacaaagacaacaaggtTTATAGATCTGGGAGAAAATCGCTGATACACACCAGAAAACTCATCTGTGAGGAAGTTAAAGCCCAACagccaaagaaaacacaattcaGAAAACTATttgtgaataataaaaaataaataaattaaaaacaaatcctaaGTTACAAGAGAGCGAGGCTTCTTACCCAAAAGGTCAGCCCCTTCGTCCACGTCTCCTACGAGGTCATTCCCTGCAGACGACAGCTCCTCAAACAAAGAGTCAGTGTTGCGGTTGAATGCCAGATTCTCTATCCCACCTTTCGTTGGTGTGCTGGACCGGGAGGAAAGGAACGGAGAGAAAACGTGAGGCGTGACAACAAGGATGATTATCGGAAAGACAAAATCACTTTAGGCTTGTTTTTGACACTTCAAGTTGTGTAAACACTAAGTGTGACTTAATCACAACCTTGAAAGGGATATTCCAGCCATTTAGAAGTGGTGtttgttgtagacagctctttgaacggctTCTCTTTAGAGAAAGACTTTAAGTCCAACAGGACTGAAGATCTATCAG from Kryptolebias marmoratus isolate JLee-2015 linkage group LG17, ASM164957v2, whole genome shotgun sequence includes these protein-coding regions:
- the spag9b gene encoding C-Jun-amino-terminal kinase-interacting protein 4 isoform X4, translated to MELDDAVLYQDDSSDSSVMSERVSGLASSIYREFERLIEKYDEDVVKELMPLVVGLLENLDSVSAANKEHEVELELLREDNEQLVTQYEREKSLRKHVEERYIALEDSQDGEKKDLQSRLVMLESHARQLELKTKNYADQISRFEEREADLKKEYNALHQRHTEMIHSYMEHLERTKHQHSAPPAESSDTGTSAKRRKERPISMGILQLPGIDGVTPELQREPSDPPSEPWRFNNVSHPLSNTSLKDEMAFANRGSAKPSTPTNQGNISKTGMAASSSDGRSKANASMSSQGDSSKSNTTTSTHGGNSQPGTPLPPRDVASLGQGVASSTPLSAAPSDVAVESVDTPLQEQDTSGGLGKNLDMKNGNAEGGKDVGAVQEEQQSSQSAGTALKTEDGAENVEKSEVQAIIESTPELDMDFDGCRGTSTPTKGGIENLAFNRNTDSLFEELSSAGNDLVGDVDEGADLLGMGREVEHLIHENTQLLETKNALNVVKNDLIAQVDELSCEKEVLRGELDAVTQAKTKLEEKNKELEEELKKVKAELEETKHKIKNDNEDDSDVPTAQRKRFTRVEMARVLMERNQYKERLMELQEAVRWTEMIRASKENSSLPEKKKSSLWQLMSFSRLFSSSGGAGKKPPAEAPVNVKYNAPTSQIQPSVKKKSSTLQQLPSDKSKAFDFLNEEAPAESVTSRREQKRAQYKQVKAHVQKEDDRVQAYGWSLPKKYKVNGAQAEGKMKNLPVPVFLRPLDEKDPSMKLWCAAGVNLSGGKTRDGGSIVGASVFYSDSSGQESPKKKTGSQSSLDKLDQELKEQQKELQHQDEFSSLVWISTSTQSTSKVVVIDANQPGNILESFIVCNSHVFCITSVPGARETDYPAGEEVSLKSDLGPEGDGSLSAATSSSGGGDSVLGGITVVGCEAEGATAVPQTGDRPDPRPAEEATEATETSAGPVDHSEALRGVYTEHVFTDPLGAQQAREAPANYSQRESDLLKDGVSSNPSTEEPDPMIEEAQKMSSVLPTMWLGAQNGCVYVHSSVAHWKKCLHSVKLKKPVVGIVHVKGRILVSLSDSTLAIFHRGVDGQWDLTNYHLLDLGKQHHSIRCMTIVHDKVWCGYRNKIYVVHPRAMKMETSFDAHPRKDSQVRQLAWHGDGIWVSIKLDSTLRLFHARTYQHLQDIDIEPYVSKMLGTGKLGFSFVRITALMVSCNRLWIGTGNGVIISIPLTEATNNVAKAAGNHPGGVVRVYADDSGDKVTAGTFVPYCSMAHAQLSFHGHRNAVQFFAAVPGHSDLSAFCGGETAGEKSSDSSTQEGSKTMLVMSGGEGYIDFRMGDEDGEAEEAEGAPMKLHPFLAKAERSHLIVWHVSANEDRAQ
- the spag9b gene encoding C-Jun-amino-terminal kinase-interacting protein 4 isoform X1 yields the protein MELDDAVLYQDDSSDSSVMSERVSGLASSIYREFERLIEKYDEDVVKELMPLVVGLLENLDSVSAANKEHEVELELLREDNEQLVTQYEREKSLRKHVEERYIALEDSQDGEKKDLQSRLVMLESHARQLELKTKNYADQISRFEEREADLKKEYNALHQRHTEMIHSYMEHLERTKHQHSAPPAESSDTGTSAKRRKERPISMGILQLPGIDGVTPELQREPSDPPSEPWRFNNVSHPLSNTSLKFEELFSTIREEGRRSQEDFPDQGVEESQDEMAFANRGSAKPSTPTNQGNISKTGMAASSSDGRSKANASMSSQGDSSKSNTTTSTHGGNSQPGTPLPPRDVASLGQGVASSTPLSAAPSDVAVESVDTPLQEQDTSGGLGKNLDMKNGNAEGGKDVGAVQEEQQSSQSAGTALKTEDGAENVEKSEVQAIIESTPELDMDFDGCRGTSTPTKGGIENLAFNRNTDSLFEELSSAGNDLVGDVDEGADLLGMGREVEHLIHENTQLLETKNALNVVKNDLIAQVDELSCEKEVLRGELDAVTQAKTKLEEKNKELEEELKKVKAELEETKHKIKNDNEDDSDVPTAQRKRFTRVEMARVLMERNQYKERLMELQEAVRWTEMIRASKENSSLPEKKKSSLWQLIFSRLFSSSGGAGKKPPAEAPVNVKYNAPTSQIQPSVKKKSSTLQQLPSDKSKAFDFLNEEAPAESVTSRREQKRAQYKQVKAHVQKEDDRVQAYGWSLPKKYKVNGAQAEGKMKNLPVPVFLRPLDEKDPSMKLWCAAGVNLSGGKTRDGGSIVGASVFYSDSSGQESPKKKTGSQSSLDKLDQELKEQQKELQHQDEFSSLVWISTSTQSTSKVVVIDANQPGNILESFIVCNSHVFCITSVPGARETDYPAGEEVSLKSDLGPEGDGSLSAATSSSGGGDSVLGGITVVGCEAEGATAVPQTGDRPDPRPAEEATEATETSAGPVDHSEALRGVYTEHVFTDPLGAQQAREAPANYSQRESDLLKDGVSSNPSTEEPDPMIEEAQKMSSVLPTMWLGAQNGCVYVHSSVAHWKKCLHSVKLKKPVVGIVHVKGRILVSLSDSTLAIFHRGVDGQWDLTNYHLLDLGKQHHSIRCMTIVHDKVWCGYRNKIYVVHPRAMKMETSFDAHPRKDSQVRQLAWHGDGIWVSIKLDSTLRLFHARTYQHLQDIDIEPYVSKMLGTGKLGFSFVRITALMVSCNRLWIGTGNGVIISIPLTEATNNVAKAAGNHPGGVVRVYADDSGDKVTAGTFVPYCSMAHAQLSFHGHRNAVQFFAAVPGHSDLSAFCGGETAGEKSSDSSTQEGSKTMLVMSGGEGYIDFRMGDEDGEAEEAEGAPMKLHPFLAKAERSHLIVWHVSANEDRAQ
- the spag9b gene encoding C-Jun-amino-terminal kinase-interacting protein 4 isoform X3, with the protein product MELDDAVLYQDDSSDSSVMSERVSGLASSIYREFERLIEKYDEDVVKELMPLVVGLLENLDSVSAANKEHEVELELLREDNEQLVTQYEREKSLRKHVEERYIALEDSQDGEKKDLQSRLVMLESHARQLELKTKNYADQISRFEEREADLKKEYNALHQRHTEMIHSYMEHLERTKHQHSAPPAESSDTGTSAKRRKERPISMGILQLPGIDGVTPELQREPSDPPSEPWRFNNVSHPLSNTSLKFEELFSTIREEGRRSQEDFPDQGVEESQDEMAFANRGSAKPSTPTNQGNISKTGMAASSSDGRSKANASMSSQGDSSKSNTTTSTHGGNSQPGTPLPPRDVASLGQGVASSTPLSAAPSDVAVESVDTPLQEQDTSGGLGKNLDMKNGNAEGGKDVGAVQEEQQSSQSAGTALKTEDGAENVEKSEVQAIIESTPELDMDFDGCRGTSTPTKGGIENLAFNRNTDSLFEELSSAGNDLVGDVDEGADLLGMGREVEHLIHENTQLLETKNALNVVKNDLIAQVDELSCEKEVLRGELDAVTQAKTKLEEKNKELEEELKKVKAELEETKHKIKNDNEDDSDVPTAQRKRFTRVEMARVLMERNQYKERLMELQEAVRWTEMIRASKENSSLPEKKKSSLWQLSRLFSSSGGAGKKPPAEAPVNVKYNAPTSQIQPSVKKKSSTLQQLPSDKSKAFDFLNEEAPAESVTSRREQKRAQYKQVKAHVQKEDDRVQAYGWSLPKKYKVNGAQAEGKMKNLPVPVFLRPLDEKDPSMKLWCAAGVNLSGGKTRDGGSIVGASVFYSDSSGQESPKKKTGSQSSLDKLDQELKEQQKELQHQDEFSSLVWISTSTQSTSKVVVIDANQPGNILESFIVCNSHVFCITSVPGARETDYPAGEEVSLKSDLGPEGDGSLSAATSSSGGGDSVLGGITVVGCEAEGATAVPQTGDRPDPRPAEEATEATETSAGPVDHSEALRGVYTEHVFTDPLGAQQAREAPANYSQRESDLLKDGVSSNPSTEEPDPMIEEAQKMSSVLPTMWLGAQNGCVYVHSSVAHWKKCLHSVKLKKPVVGIVHVKGRILVSLSDSTLAIFHRGVDGQWDLTNYHLLDLGKQHHSIRCMTIVHDKVWCGYRNKIYVVHPRAMKMETSFDAHPRKDSQVRQLAWHGDGIWVSIKLDSTLRLFHARTYQHLQDIDIEPYVSKMLGTGKLGFSFVRITALMVSCNRLWIGTGNGVIISIPLTEATNNVAKAAGNHPGGVVRVYADDSGDKVTAGTFVPYCSMAHAQLSFHGHRNAVQFFAAVPGHSDLSAFCGGETAGEKSSDSSTQEGSKTMLVMSGGEGYIDFRMGDEDGEAEEAEGAPMKLHPFLAKAERSHLIVWHVSANEDRAQ
- the spag9b gene encoding C-Jun-amino-terminal kinase-interacting protein 4 isoform X6, which gives rise to MELDDAVLYQDDSSDSSVMSERVSGLASSIYREFERLIEKYDEDVVKELMPLVVGLLENLDSVSAANKEHEVELELLREDNEQLVTQYEREKSLRKHVEERYIALEDSQDGEKKDLQSRLVMLESHARQLELKTKNYADQISRFEEREADLKKEYNALHQRHTEMIHSYMEHLERTKHQHSAPPAESSDTGTSAKRRKERPISMGILQLPGIDGVTPELQREPSDPPSEPWRFNNVSHPLSNTSLKDEMAFANRGSAKPSTPTNQGNISKTGMAASSSDGRSKANASMSSQGDSSKSNTTTSTHGGNSQPGTPLPPRDVASLGQGVASSTPLSAAPSDVAVESVDTPLQEQDTSGGLGKNLDMKNGNAEGGKDVGAVQEEQQSSQSAGTALKTEDGAENVEKSEVQAIIESTPELDMDFDGCRGTSTPTKGGIENLAFNRNTDSLFEELSSAGNDLVGDVDEGADLLGMGREVEHLIHENTQLLETKNALNVVKNDLIAQVDELSCEKEVLRGELDAVTQAKTKLEEKNKELEEELKKVKAELEETKHKIKNDNEDDSDVPTAQRKRFTRVEMARVLMERNQYKERLMELQEAVRWTEMIRASKENSSLPEKKKSSLWQFFSRLFSSSGGAGKKPPAEAPVNVKYNAPTSQIQPSVKKKSSTLQQLPSDKSKAFDFLNEEAPAESVTSRREQKRAQYKQVKAHVQKEDDRVQAYGWSLPKKYKVNGAQAEGKMKNLPVPVFLRPLDEKDPSMKLWCAAGVNLSGGKTRDGGSIVGASVFYSDSSGQESPKKKTGSQSSLDKLDQELKEQQKELQHQDEFSSLVWISTSTQSTSKVVVIDANQPGNILESFIVCNSHVFCITSVPGARETDYPAGEEVSLKSDLGPEGDGSLSAATSSSGGGDSVLGGITVVGCEAEGATAVPQTGDRPDPRPAEEATEATETSAGPVDHSEALRGVYTEHVFTDPLGAQQAREAPANYSQRESDLLKDGVSSNPSTEEPDPMIEEAQKMSSVLPTMWLGAQNGCVYVHSSVAHWKKCLHSVKLKKPVVGIVHVKGRILVSLSDSTLAIFHRGVDGQWDLTNYHLLDLGKQHHSIRCMTIVHDKVWCGYRNKIYVVHPRAMKMETSFDAHPRKDSQVRQLAWHGDGIWVSIKLDSTLRLFHARTYQHLQDIDIEPYVSKMLGTGKLGFSFVRITALMVSCNRLWIGTGNGVIISIPLTEATNNVAKAAGNHPGGVVRVYADDSGDKVTAGTFVPYCSMAHAQLSFHGHRNAVQFFAAVPGHSDLSAFCGGETAGEKSSDSSTQEGSKTMLVMSGGEGYIDFRMGDEDGEAEEAEGAPMKLHPFLAKAERSHLIVWHVSANEDRAQ
- the spag9b gene encoding C-Jun-amino-terminal kinase-interacting protein 4 isoform X2, encoding MELDDAVLYQDDSSDSSVMSERVSGLASSIYREFERLIEKYDEDVVKELMPLVVGLLENLDSVSAANKEHEVELELLREDNEQLVTQYEREKSLRKHVEERYIALEDSQDGEKKDLQSRLVMLESHARQLELKTKNYADQISRFEEREADLKKEYNALHQRHTEMIHSYMEHLERTKHQHSAPPAESSDTGTSAKRRKERPISMGILQLPGIDGVTPELQREPSDPPSEPWRFNNVSHPLSNTSLKFEELFSTIREEGRRSQEDFPDQGVEESQDEMAFANRGSAKPSTPTNQGNISKTGMAASSSDGRSKANASMSSQGDSSKSNTTTSTHGGNSQPGTPLPPRDVASLGQGVASSTPLSAAPSDVAVESVDTPLQEQDTSGGLGKNLDMKNGNAEGGKDVGAVQEEQQSSQSAGTALKTEDGAENVEKSEVQAIIESTPELDMDFDGCRGTSTPTKGGIENLAFNRNTDSLFEELSSAGNDLVGDVDEGADLLGMGREVEHLIHENTQLLETKNALNVVKNDLIAQVDELSCEKEVLRGELDAVTQAKTKLEEKNKELEEELKKVKAELEETKHKIKNDNEDDSDVPTAQRKRFTRVEMARVLMERNQYKERLMELQEAVRWTEMIRASKENSSLPEKKKSSLWQFFSRLFSSSGGAGKKPPAEAPVNVKYNAPTSQIQPSVKKKSSTLQQLPSDKSKAFDFLNEEAPAESVTSRREQKRAQYKQVKAHVQKEDDRVQAYGWSLPKKYKVNGAQAEGKMKNLPVPVFLRPLDEKDPSMKLWCAAGVNLSGGKTRDGGSIVGASVFYSDSSGQESPKKKTGSQSSLDKLDQELKEQQKELQHQDEFSSLVWISTSTQSTSKVVVIDANQPGNILESFIVCNSHVFCITSVPGARETDYPAGEEVSLKSDLGPEGDGSLSAATSSSGGGDSVLGGITVVGCEAEGATAVPQTGDRPDPRPAEEATEATETSAGPVDHSEALRGVYTEHVFTDPLGAQQAREAPANYSQRESDLLKDGVSSNPSTEEPDPMIEEAQKMSSVLPTMWLGAQNGCVYVHSSVAHWKKCLHSVKLKKPVVGIVHVKGRILVSLSDSTLAIFHRGVDGQWDLTNYHLLDLGKQHHSIRCMTIVHDKVWCGYRNKIYVVHPRAMKMETSFDAHPRKDSQVRQLAWHGDGIWVSIKLDSTLRLFHARTYQHLQDIDIEPYVSKMLGTGKLGFSFVRITALMVSCNRLWIGTGNGVIISIPLTEATNNVAKAAGNHPGGVVRVYADDSGDKVTAGTFVPYCSMAHAQLSFHGHRNAVQFFAAVPGHSDLSAFCGGETAGEKSSDSSTQEGSKTMLVMSGGEGYIDFRMGDEDGEAEEAEGAPMKLHPFLAKAERSHLIVWHVSANEDRAQ